The window TTCTCTATCTCCATGTGCAGATTGATGAAGATTCATATAGTCCATGTTGATCGTGTCCCACGGAATCTTCTCATAATACTGTGTGACAAGATGCAAAAGAGGCTTCTGCAAGAGATCGGTTCCGCGTATCCACATTTTTGCCGGTGAAAATGTATGCATCCACGTCATCACGCCGACAACCTCATCGCGATAATTGACTTCTTTCATGAGCTTTGTGATTTGATCCGCGCTGACAGCCAGCTCCTGCAAGATCACTGGGTAAGGAAGTAAACCACTCTCATTTAAGGCATCCGTCATCTTTTGAGCATCTGCTTTTACTTTCTGCAGTGCTTCATCTCCATATAAATGCTGCGATCCAACAATAAACCAGCATTCTTTATGTTGACTTGTTAACATAGAAATCCCTCTTTTCTTTATCTTGAAGGTTTTTGTCCGTAATACGCATGTTCTCCGTGTTTTCTTAAGTAATGTTTATCTAAAATTCGTTGCGGGAGAGGCTCCGCGTATTCGTTTAATTGCTTTGCGAACAGATTCATTTTGGCGACTTCATCTAAAATCACACTGTTTGTGACCGCACTTTTTGCATCTTTTCCCCACGTGAATGGGCCGTGACCTTGAAGCAATACACCCGGCACCGCCATCACATCTAGGTTTCTTTCCTCAAACGTTTCGATGATCAGCCGGCCCGTTTCTACCTCATAACCGCGGTTGACTTCTTCTTCTGTCAGAAATCGAGCACACGGAACAGCGCCGTAAAATGTATCGGCATGTGTTGTGCCCATTGCCTGTAAATCAAGACCTGCCTGCGCCCAAACGGTTGCCCACATGGAATGGCTATGCGATATACCGCCAATTTCCTCAAAGTGTTTGTAAAGAACAGCATGTGTTGCTGTATCTGATGAAGGACTGAATTCCCCTTCCACTACTTCACCGTCAAAGTCGACCACAACCATGTCTTTTGCTGATAATTGGTCATACGCTATACCGCTCGGCTTAATAACAAATAGACCGCTGTCACGATCACACGCACTGACATTGCCCCATGTGAATTTCACAAGTCCGTATTTCGGCAAATCTAAATTTGCTTCAAATACTTCTTCTTTTAAGCGCTCTAGCATACGGTTGTCACTCCTTTCTTTGGCATCAGATGTGCTACTGCCGCTTCTTCAATCGCAAGGCCCTCTTGATAGCGCTTTAAAAATTCGTCAAAGCCTTTGACATCAAGCGGGTCGGGTTCTATGAGCTCTTCTGATGTATGGGCAAACACTTGATGCGTGAGAAATTCAGCCAATGTTTGCTTTTGATGATGGACCATATAGGAAGCAAGGACAGCCATCCCAAACGCACCGCCTTCTCCCGCAGTGGAAACGACTGATACAGGTGTATCAAGCGCTGCGGCCACCATTTTTTGACCAACGAGCGGGGTTTTAAATAACCCCCCATGCCCTAGTAACCGATCAATCACAACCTGTTCATGTTCTTTTAAACGATCCATCCCTATTTTCATTGCACCAAAAGCAGAAAAAAGATGGGTACGCATGAAATTAGCCAGATTAAAGCGGCTTTCAGCTGATCTGACAAAAAGAGGCCTTCCTTCTGGCAATCTTGTAATATTTTCACCAGAATAATAGCCATAGCTTAAGAGTCCGCCGCCATCTCGATCTGCTTCTAACGCCTGCTGCAATAAGGCTTCGTATACCTTTTCTGACGCCACTTGCATACCCAATGCTTCAAATGCCTCTCTGAATATATTCATCCAAGCATTTAAGTCACTTGTACAGTTGTTCGCATGAACCATTGCGACTGGCAGTCCGTCTGGCGTTGTGACCATATCCACTTCTGGATACACACCCTTTAGCTCCTGCTCTAGCACAATCATGGCAAAAACAGATGTCCCAACTGAAATGTTCCCTGTCCGTTTTTCTACACTGTTTGTTGCCACCATTCCCGTTCCGGCGTCACCTTCCGGGGGACAAAATGGAATGCCTGGCTTCAAGTGTTTGCCTTGATCTAAAATGGCTGCTCCTGCTGCCGTTAACACGCCAGCCTCCTCGCCTGCTAAATAAACACGCGGCAGAAGGTGACGCAGCTTCCACGGGTAGCCTTTTTCTACGATCAAGTCTTCAAATTGATGGAGCATTACTTCATTGTAGTCCTTCGTTTGTTCATCAATTGGAAACATGCCTGACGCATCCCCAATGCCAATGGCCTGCTTTCCGGTTAACAGCCAGTGAATGTAACCTGATAGGGTGGTCATATATTCTAAACGGGAAAGATGTTTTTCCTCCTCTAATATCGCTTGATACAAATGGGCAATGCTCCATCTTTCTGGAATATGAAATTGGAAGACATCCGTCAGTTTTTGACTCGCCTCAATGGTTGTTGCATTCCGCCATGTGCGGAACGGAACGAGGACCTCTCCTGTATGGTCACATGCCACATAGCCATGCATCATGGCTGATACTCCAATTGAGCCAATGGTTTGAATGGTCACGCCATACCTTTGCTCGACTTGCTCTTTCATCTCCCGGTACGCCACTTGAAGACCTGTAATGATATCAATTAAGTTGTACGTCCAAATTCCTTCCTGGAGAGAACTTTCCCATTCAAATGTACCTTGAGCAATTGGCTGAAACACTTCATCTATTAAAATGGCTTTAATTCGTGTTGAACCAAATTCAATCCCTAAAGATGTCCGTCCTTCTTTTAAGGCTTTGGTCGTCTCTTCATGATCCATTCTGCGTTCACCTCCATAATTGATAGCGGTTTCAATTTTAATTTTCTAGATTCATTGATTCTCTGTGCACATTCACAATATAATATTTGTACGTACATATGTCAATATTAAATGTAGTTGTACATACACAATGTGACAAAAACCTTCACTTTTCTAAAGCTGAGACGACAGAAAGGGAAAGCGCCTGTTTTTGATTCGACAACCATGTTAAAATATGTCCATACAATTTCTTCTCAATCCGAGTAGATGATCAACTGAGAAAGAAGTGAAACGATGAAAAAGAAGTACCAGATCATTATCGATGATATAAAAAGCAAAATACTCACAGGGGATTACCGGATCGGGGAACGTATTCCAACCGAATCAAGCCTGCAGGAGATGTATCAAGTGAGCAGGCATACGGTTCGAAAGGCCATCTTAGAATTGTCGAGCGAAGGGTTTTTACGAAGTGAAAAAGGTTCAGGCACATTTGTGACCAATCAATATCAAACAAAGCCTGCTGGACATACGCATATGAAAACGATTGGCGTCATGACGACATACATATCCGATTACATTTTCCCTTCCATCATTCGAGGCATTGAAAGCCGATTAAACGAAGAGAACTATTCTTTGTTACTGGCAAGTACGAATAATGATGTGGAACAGGAGAAAAAAGCGCTAGAAATGATGCTGTCCTTTGGTGTGGACGGACTCATTGTCGAGCCGACGAAAAGCAATTTATATAATCCGAACATCTCGTACTACCTATCTTTTAAAGAACAGGATGTACCGCTCATTATGATCAATGCCTATTATGAACAGTTAGAGGTTCCTTTTCTCTGTTTAGATGATGTGAAATCCAGTTATTTAGCCACAAAAGAGCTGATCACCTCTGGACATCAGCAAATCGGCCTGATCTCAAAAACAGATGACTTACAGGGAAAGTACCGAATGAAGGGATATATTCAAGCGCTCGGTGAAGCCAAGCTTAACTTTCTGCCTGAGCACGTCCTCTTTTTCGATACAGAATCGAAGCAGCATTTGGGAGATGATATCAAAACTTTCTTATTAGAGCATCAGAATGAGCTGACTGCCCTTGTTTGCTATAACGACGAGGTTGGATTAGAAGTTGCCAATGTAT is drawn from Bacillus pumilus and contains these coding sequences:
- a CDS encoding L-ribulose-5-phosphate 4-epimerase, with protein sequence MLERLKEEVFEANLDLPKYGLVKFTWGNVSACDRDSGLFVIKPSGIAYDQLSAKDMVVVDFDGEVVEGEFSPSSDTATHAVLYKHFEEIGGISHSHSMWATVWAQAGLDLQAMGTTHADTFYGAVPCARFLTEEEVNRGYEVETGRLIIETFEERNLDVMAVPGVLLQGHGPFTWGKDAKSAVTNSVILDEVAKMNLFAKQLNEYAEPLPQRILDKHYLRKHGEHAYYGQKPSR
- a CDS encoding xylulokinase, translated to MDHEETTKALKEGRTSLGIEFGSTRIKAILIDEVFQPIAQGTFEWESSLQEGIWTYNLIDIITGLQVAYREMKEQVEQRYGVTIQTIGSIGVSAMMHGYVACDHTGEVLVPFRTWRNATTIEASQKLTDVFQFHIPERWSIAHLYQAILEEEKHLSRLEYMTTLSGYIHWLLTGKQAIGIGDASGMFPIDEQTKDYNEVMLHQFEDLIVEKGYPWKLRHLLPRVYLAGEEAGVLTAAGAAILDQGKHLKPGIPFCPPEGDAGTGMVATNSVEKRTGNISVGTSVFAMIVLEQELKGVYPEVDMVTTPDGLPVAMVHANNCTSDLNAWMNIFREAFEALGMQVASEKVYEALLQQALEADRDGGGLLSYGYYSGENITRLPEGRPLFVRSAESRFNLANFMRTHLFSAFGAMKIGMDRLKEHEQVVIDRLLGHGGLFKTPLVGQKMVAAALDTPVSVVSTAGEGGAFGMAVLASYMVHHQKQTLAEFLTHQVFAHTSEELIEPDPLDVKGFDEFLKRYQEGLAIEEAAVAHLMPKKGVTTVC
- a CDS encoding GntR family transcriptional regulator, encoding MKKKYQIIIDDIKSKILTGDYRIGERIPTESSLQEMYQVSRHTVRKAILELSSEGFLRSEKGSGTFVTNQYQTKPAGHTHMKTIGVMTTYISDYIFPSIIRGIESRLNEENYSLLLASTNNDVEQEKKALEMMLSFGVDGLIVEPTKSNLYNPNISYYLSFKEQDVPLIMINAYYEQLEVPFLCLDDVKSSYLATKELITSGHQQIGLISKTDDLQGKYRMKGYIQALGEAKLNFLPEHVLFFDTESKQHLGDDIKTFLLEHQNELTALVCYNDEVGLEVANVCSDIGLSIPEDLSIIGQDNSYIAQKNAHVKLTTLTHPQEQMGRDAADWMIKKVQGKKNLPHQTFYEPELVPGETIKHMNARKK